In a genomic window of Quercus lobata isolate SW786 chromosome 4, ValleyOak3.0 Primary Assembly, whole genome shotgun sequence:
- the LOC115985894 gene encoding uncharacterized protein LOC115985894 yields MYDELDENHDDVAISTFKSGFSDEDKKGTIQPYNDALVVTLRIEGFDVRRVLVDPGSAVEVMYPNLYKGLNLRPEDLTAYDSPLISFEGKTVTPKGQIRLPIQTGSEVVEVNFIVVDVYSPYTAILARPWIHALEAVSSTLHQKVKYPSKGQVKEIRGDQAMARQCMVAAISHRSHAESSASGNL; encoded by the exons atgtatgACGAGTTAGATGAGAACCATGATGATGttgctatcagcacattcaaaagcg gattctcggacgaggataagaaGGGAACTATCCAACCTTACAACGATGCCTTAGTGGTTACACTGAGAATCGAAGGCTTCGATGTGAGAAGGGTGTTGGTAGACCCAGGAAGCGCAGTGGAGGTAATGTACCCCAATTTATACAAGGGGCTAAACCTGAGGCCGGAGGATTTGACGGCTTATGACTCTCCCCTTATCAGCTTCGAGGGGAAGACTGTTACACCAAAAGGGCAGAtcagactacccatacagactggatcagaggtggtggaggtgaacttTATCGTGGTCGATGTCTACTCACCCTACACAGCGATATtagccaggccatggatccatgccctagAAGCTGtatcctccacacttcaccaaaaagtaaaatacccatccaaaggCCAAGTAAAAGAGATTCGTGGAGATCAGGCCAtggccaggcagtgtatggtggccgccatctcaCATCGGtcccatgccgagtcctcggcctctGGGAACTTATAG